The following coding sequences are from one bacterium SCSIO 12741 window:
- a CDS encoding 2-oxo acid dehydrogenase subunit E2, which yields MAIVEVILPKMGESVAEATITTWLKNVGDTVESEESLVEIATDKVDSEVPSPGDGVITEILVQEGEVAQVGQAIALISSDGEAPSSNGTPAAAAAPVETAPAPAAASAPAVQADATPAPVAIESDRFYSPLVKNIAKKEGLSGAELDTIAGTGQNGRVTKKDILAYLENRSAAPAATPAPAAPAAAPAAPAAKPAPAAKAAAPKNHGDNVEIIEMDRMRKLIAHHMVESKSTSAHVTSFVEADVTTIVNWRNKVKDAYLKREGQKLTFTPLFIEAVVKAIKDFPMINISIDGDHIIRKKDINIGMATALPSGNLIVPVIRNADTLNLVGISKAVNDLATRARNNQLKPDEISGGTYTISNVGSFGNVMGTPIINQPQVGILAVGTIQKKPAVLETEHGDVIAIRHKMFLSHSYDHRVVDGSLGGMFVRRVADYLEQFDINREF from the coding sequence ATGGCAATAGTTGAAGTTATTCTCCCCAAGATGGGAGAAAGTGTAGCGGAAGCAACCATTACTACCTGGTTGAAAAACGTAGGTGACACCGTAGAATCTGAAGAATCCCTGGTAGAGATTGCTACCGATAAGGTGGATTCAGAAGTTCCTTCTCCAGGTGACGGAGTCATTACCGAAATTTTGGTTCAAGAAGGTGAAGTAGCTCAAGTAGGTCAGGCAATAGCCTTGATTAGCTCTGATGGTGAAGCTCCTTCCAGTAACGGAACTCCAGCCGCTGCCGCCGCTCCAGTTGAAACAGCTCCTGCACCTGCTGCAGCCAGTGCCCCTGCTGTCCAAGCAGATGCTACTCCAGCTCCTGTAGCTATCGAATCCGATCGCTTCTACTCTCCCTTGGTTAAAAACATTGCCAAAAAAGAGGGATTATCCGGTGCTGAATTAGACACTATTGCCGGAACGGGACAAAACGGTCGCGTTACCAAAAAAGACATTTTAGCTTACTTAGAAAATAGAAGTGCAGCTCCTGCAGCTACTCCTGCTCCGGCAGCACCTGCTGCTGCACCAGCAGCTCCAGCCGCCAAACCTGCTCCTGCAGCTAAGGCAGCCGCTCCTAAAAACCATGGCGACAACGTAGAGATCATCGAAATGGATCGTATGCGTAAATTGATCGCTCACCACATGGTTGAATCCAAGTCGACCAGTGCCCACGTTACTTCTTTTGTAGAAGCCGACGTTACCACGATTGTAAATTGGAGAAACAAGGTAAAGGATGCTTACCTGAAGCGAGAAGGTCAAAAACTCACCTTTACTCCTCTATTTATAGAAGCCGTGGTGAAGGCGATCAAAGATTTCCCAATGATCAACATCTCGATTGACGGGGATCACATCATTCGCAAAAAAGACATCAATATCGGAATGGCTACCGCTCTGCCAAGTGGAAACCTTATCGTTCCGGTTATTCGCAATGCAGACACGCTCAACCTGGTTGGAATTTCCAAAGCGGTAAACGACCTGGCTACCCGTGCACGTAACAATCAGTTGAAACCAGACGAAATCAGCGGTGGCACATACACCATCTCTAATGTAGGTTCCTTCGGAAACGTTATGGGAACTCCAATTATTAATCAGCCTCAAGTAGGTATTCTGGCCGTAGGTACGATTCAGAAGAAACCGGCTGTATTGGAGACCGAACATGGAGACGTGATTGCTATCCGCCACAAGATGTTCTTGTCGCACTCATACGACCACCGAGTAGTAGATGGATCACTCGGAGGAATGTTCGTTAGACGTGTAGCTGATTACTTGGAACAATTCGATATTAATCGGGAGTTCTAA
- the rocD gene encoding ornithine--oxo-acid transaminase, with amino-acid sequence MINTSDTASKLTSKEAMELEDKYGAHNYHPLPVVLDRGQGVFVWDLEGKRYYDFLSAYSAVNQGHAHPDINFALAEQSRNLALTSRAFYSSSLGQYEKFMSEYFGYDKVLPMNTGAEAVETAIKLCRRWGYDKKGIPMNEAKIVVCDGNFHGRTTTIISFSNDPDSYTGFGPYTPGFIKIPYNDADALKEALKDEKVAGFLVEPIQGEAGVMVPDDGYLAACKEICAENNVLFIADEVQTGIARTGKMLASDHEGIRPDIVILGKALSGGVYPVSAVLADDEVMLCIKPGEHGSTYGGNPLACRVAMAALGVVKEEKLESNAERLGAIFRSELQAFGEGNKWINLVRGKGLLNAIVINDTPESSTAWEICLALKENGLLAKPTHGNIIRFAPPLVMNDEQMAECLDIIKKTLTEYKA; translated from the coding sequence ATGATTAATACAAGCGATACTGCGAGCAAATTGACCTCTAAGGAGGCGATGGAACTGGAAGACAAGTACGGAGCCCACAACTACCATCCACTCCCTGTTGTATTGGATCGTGGGCAAGGAGTTTTTGTGTGGGACCTGGAAGGTAAGCGTTACTACGACTTTTTGAGCGCCTATAGTGCCGTAAATCAAGGGCATGCCCATCCAGATATTAATTTCGCCTTGGCCGAGCAATCTCGCAATCTGGCGTTGACCTCTCGGGCTTTCTACAGCAGTTCCTTGGGACAGTATGAAAAGTTTATGTCTGAGTACTTCGGATACGACAAAGTACTTCCTATGAATACTGGTGCTGAGGCTGTGGAAACTGCCATTAAGCTTTGTCGCCGTTGGGGTTATGACAAGAAAGGAATTCCGATGAACGAAGCCAAGATTGTGGTTTGTGACGGAAACTTCCATGGACGTACCACTACTATTATTTCATTTAGCAACGATCCCGATTCCTATACTGGATTTGGGCCTTATACTCCAGGATTCATTAAGATTCCTTACAACGATGCTGATGCATTGAAGGAGGCTTTGAAAGATGAAAAAGTTGCTGGATTCTTGGTTGAGCCTATCCAGGGTGAAGCAGGCGTAATGGTTCCAGATGATGGATACCTGGCAGCTTGTAAAGAGATTTGTGCGGAGAACAATGTGCTGTTCATTGCTGATGAGGTTCAAACTGGAATCGCACGTACCGGAAAAATGTTGGCTTCCGATCACGAAGGCATTCGCCCTGATATTGTGATTTTGGGCAAAGCTCTTTCGGGTGGTGTATATCCGGTTTCAGCTGTTTTGGCCGATGATGAAGTAATGCTTTGTATCAAACCAGGTGAGCACGGGTCAACTTACGGTGGTAACCCATTGGCTTGTCGAGTAGCAATGGCTGCCTTGGGTGTTGTGAAAGAGGAAAAACTGGAAAGTAATGCTGAGCGTTTAGGAGCTATTTTCCGCAGCGAGTTACAAGCTTTTGGAGAAGGAAATAAGTGGATCAACCTGGTAAGGGGTAAAGGATTGTTGAATGCGATTGTCATCAACGATACTCCGGAAAGCTCTACCGCTTGGGAAATTTGTTTGGCTTTGAAAGAAAATGGTTTGTTGGCTAAGCCTACCCATGGAAACATCATTCGTTTCGCTCCACCGTTGGTAATGAACGACGAGCAGATGGCTGAGTGTTTGGACATCATCAAAAAGACGCTGACTGAATATAAAGCCTAA
- a CDS encoding fumarylacetoacetate hydrolase family protein: MKIICIGRNYADHAKELNNPLPEVPLFFLKPDTALIRKNGPFFIPEHSQDVHHELELVIRINRIGKHIAPRFAHKYFEEITLGLDFTARDIQQRCKEKGHPWEIAKAFDGSAPVGKFVPKSQFKDLNNLTFSLAKNGETVQQGNTKDMIFPIDELIAYISRFFTLKIGDLIYTGTPAGVGPVKGGDILVGKLEEEELISCKVI, encoded by the coding sequence ATGAAAATCATTTGTATTGGAAGAAACTACGCCGACCACGCCAAGGAATTGAATAATCCCCTACCGGAGGTTCCTCTATTTTTTCTGAAGCCGGATACGGCACTCATTCGCAAGAATGGCCCCTTCTTCATTCCGGAGCACAGCCAGGATGTGCACCACGAGTTGGAATTGGTGATTCGCATCAATCGAATTGGGAAACACATCGCTCCTCGCTTTGCCCATAAATACTTTGAAGAGATTACACTCGGCCTGGATTTTACCGCTCGTGACATACAGCAGCGATGCAAGGAAAAAGGTCATCCCTGGGAAATTGCGAAGGCCTTTGATGGAAGCGCTCCTGTGGGAAAGTTTGTTCCAAAAAGTCAATTCAAGGACCTGAATAACCTTACTTTTAGCTTAGCTAAAAACGGTGAAACCGTGCAGCAAGGAAATACGAAAGACATGATTTTTCCGATTGATGAATTGATCGCCTATATCAGTCGTTTTTTCACCTTGAAAATTGGTGACCTCATTTATACGGGAACTCCAGCTGGAGTAGGACCGGTGAAAGGAGGAGATATTTTGGTAGGAAAATTGGAAGAGGAAGAACTAATTTCATGCAAAGTCATTTGA
- the rlmD gene encoding 23S rRNA (uracil(1939)-C(5))-methyltransferase RlmD yields the protein MGRKRNKNQVLEALEIIDAGSEGKAVARWDDRVVFIPYVVPGDVVNARVTRKRKKYLEAVATEIIQYSDKRVDPVCDHFGTCGGCKWQNLGYEDQLKFKEKQVIETLVRLGKLELPEVSPIMGSGETEYYRNKLEFTFSDRKWITQEQINSGDDFGERRGLGFHIPGRYDKILDVDHCHLQADPSNAIRLGLKEFAISQDLSFYNVHEHSGLLRNVMIRSTSTNEWMVLVSFGEDQPENIPLVMNYLKENFPDLTSLLYVINTKMNDTIYDQEIICFDGQEYIEEEMEGLTFKIGPKSFFQTNSKQAYELYKVTRDYAEITENDLVYDLYTGTGTIANFVARQAKKVIGIESVPEAIEDAWINSSVNEIENVDFYAGDMKDLLSKSFIDEHGRPDIVITDPPRAGMHADVVESLLYCAPRRIVYVSCNPATQARDLQLLSEHYEIKAVQPVDMFPHTHHVENVVKLERRNGIDL from the coding sequence ATGGGACGAAAGAGGAATAAGAACCAGGTGCTTGAGGCTCTGGAAATTATCGATGCCGGATCGGAAGGTAAGGCAGTAGCGAGATGGGATGATCGGGTTGTATTTATACCCTATGTGGTACCTGGCGATGTGGTGAATGCCCGCGTTACCCGAAAACGAAAAAAATACCTGGAAGCAGTAGCAACCGAAATCATTCAATATTCGGATAAACGAGTGGATCCTGTATGCGATCACTTCGGAACGTGTGGTGGATGTAAATGGCAAAACCTGGGTTATGAGGATCAGCTGAAGTTTAAGGAAAAGCAGGTCATTGAAACCTTGGTTCGCTTAGGTAAACTGGAGCTTCCAGAGGTTAGTCCTATCATGGGATCAGGTGAAACGGAATACTACCGAAACAAACTGGAATTTACCTTCTCCGATCGAAAGTGGATCACCCAAGAGCAAATTAACTCGGGCGATGATTTTGGCGAACGTAGAGGATTGGGTTTCCACATTCCTGGTCGATACGATAAAATTCTGGACGTAGATCATTGCCATCTACAAGCAGATCCCTCGAATGCGATTCGATTAGGCTTAAAGGAATTTGCTATTTCTCAAGACCTAAGCTTTTACAATGTTCATGAGCACAGCGGTTTATTGCGCAACGTTATGATCCGCAGTACCTCGACCAACGAATGGATGGTTTTGGTGAGCTTCGGTGAAGATCAGCCTGAAAATATTCCGTTGGTGATGAACTACCTGAAAGAGAATTTTCCTGACTTGACCAGTCTGCTTTACGTGATCAATACCAAAATGAATGACACGATTTACGATCAGGAAATTATCTGCTTTGATGGACAGGAATACATCGAAGAGGAAATGGAAGGCCTGACGTTTAAAATTGGTCCAAAGTCCTTTTTCCAAACCAATTCCAAGCAGGCTTATGAATTGTATAAGGTAACCCGGGATTATGCTGAGATTACTGAAAATGACTTAGTGTATGACCTCTATACAGGTACCGGTACCATAGCCAATTTCGTGGCCCGCCAGGCCAAAAAGGTGATTGGAATTGAATCCGTTCCTGAAGCGATTGAAGACGCTTGGATCAATTCAAGTGTAAATGAAATTGAAAACGTAGACTTCTACGCTGGTGACATGAAAGATTTGCTGAGCAAATCCTTTATTGACGAGCACGGAAGACCCGATATTGTAATTACGGATCCTCCTCGAGCTGGTATGCATGCAGATGTGGTGGAAAGTTTACTCTACTGTGCTCCTCGTCGAATTGTCTATGTAAGCTGTAACCCAGCAACTCAGGCTCGGGACTTACAATTGCTGAGTGAACACTACGAGATAAAAGCTGTTCAACCGGTAGATATGTTTCCTCACACCCATCACG
- a CDS encoding S8 family peptidase has translation MRFIKHFILGTLLWAGLLSPALAQQESWYLVTFTDKPTELLSTPEKFLSQRALDRRSRSHIEISEEDLPLSSAYLQKVNSLSGLSQGHRLKWMNAVTIKTKDESVLDTLNSWSFVQDVKWISQVPVGRQGYVDKLDEEKDLIRENVSINSFLTDYGDAWPQVGMIGVNSLHKDGYTGKGIWIGVFDNGFSRVDVLPYFESLWTNGQIIGQQDMVDGDQNALHGGTHGTAVMSTMAVTRPGSMIGTAPDASYYLFRTEVSASETLIEEYHWAAAAEFADSVGIDIINSSLGYSRFDDPAQNHTYADMNGDSTVITKAANRAFKKGILVVNSAGNSGNRDWYYITAPADGKYVMAIGAIGIDQQVAPFSSRGPNSAGQTKPDVCALGWNAIVATQDSSHGISSGTSFSSPITAGACASLWQAYPQASNYSVALAVRSSAHQYDSPDTLYGYGIPDFAKALQILKDNSYPVKDNSTLLSSFVMYPNPATNELHLDFISTVSSETIRFKVTDTQGRTVLDEKWTATEGYNHNSWSILHLETGTYVTEFFRGEERSVRKLSVVGR, from the coding sequence TTGAGGTTTATTAAGCACTTTATACTCGGAACGCTTCTCTGGGCAGGATTACTCTCCCCTGCCCTGGCTCAACAAGAATCTTGGTACCTCGTTACCTTCACAGACAAACCCACCGAACTCTTAAGTACTCCCGAAAAATTCTTGTCGCAACGTGCCTTGGATCGTCGATCAAGATCCCATATTGAAATCAGCGAAGAAGACCTCCCTCTGTCATCTGCCTATCTTCAGAAGGTTAATAGCCTTTCCGGATTGTCACAGGGTCATCGCCTCAAATGGATGAATGCGGTCACCATCAAAACAAAGGACGAAAGTGTATTGGATACCCTTAACTCCTGGAGTTTTGTACAAGACGTGAAATGGATTAGTCAGGTTCCCGTAGGTCGACAGGGATACGTGGATAAGCTAGACGAAGAAAAAGATTTGATACGGGAAAACGTAAGCATTAACTCCTTTTTAACCGACTATGGTGATGCCTGGCCTCAAGTCGGAATGATTGGTGTGAATTCGCTGCACAAAGATGGCTATACCGGAAAGGGAATCTGGATTGGTGTTTTTGACAATGGATTCTCCCGGGTGGATGTACTCCCCTACTTTGAAAGTCTTTGGACCAATGGTCAAATCATTGGCCAGCAAGATATGGTAGATGGAGATCAGAACGCCTTACACGGAGGAACCCACGGAACGGCAGTTATGAGTACAATGGCCGTAACTCGTCCGGGAAGTATGATAGGAACAGCTCCTGATGCTTCCTACTACCTCTTTCGTACTGAAGTAAGCGCCTCTGAAACGTTGATCGAGGAATACCACTGGGCTGCCGCAGCCGAATTTGCCGATAGCGTGGGTATCGATATTATTAACTCCTCCTTGGGTTACAGCCGATTTGATGATCCTGCTCAAAATCACACTTACGCGGATATGAACGGCGATTCCACGGTGATAACCAAAGCCGCCAACAGAGCCTTTAAGAAGGGAATATTGGTGGTGAATTCGGCTGGAAATTCGGGCAATCGAGATTGGTATTACATAACCGCTCCAGCAGATGGAAAGTACGTAATGGCGATCGGTGCCATTGGAATTGATCAACAAGTGGCACCCTTCTCTTCAAGAGGTCCTAACTCGGCCGGGCAAACCAAACCCGATGTTTGCGCTTTAGGGTGGAATGCAATTGTAGCCACACAGGACAGTTCACACGGTATTAGCAGTGGAACCTCCTTCTCCTCCCCCATTACAGCAGGGGCTTGTGCCTCCTTGTGGCAGGCTTATCCTCAGGCTTCGAATTACTCTGTAGCCTTGGCAGTGAGAAGCAGCGCGCATCAATACGATAGTCCGGATACCCTTTATGGATATGGAATTCCTGATTTTGCGAAAGCCTTGCAAATTCTTAAGGATAACAGCTATCCGGTTAAGGACAATTCTACGCTTCTCTCCAGCTTTGTCATGTACCCCAATCCAGCGACAAATGAGTTGCATTTGGATTTCATTAGCACCGTTTCTTCTGAAACTATCCGCTTTAAAGTGACCGATACGCAAGGTCGAACAGTGTTGGATGAGAAATGGACAGCAACTGAGGGATATAATCATAATTCCTGGTCTATCCTTCATTTGGAGACCGGCACCTACGTCACTGAATTTTTCCGAGGCGAGGAACGCTCCGTTCGGAAATTGTCGGTTGTGGGGCGTTAG
- a CDS encoding Crp/Fnr family transcriptional regulator — translation MKRLEFNCDECGVKDRSFFSQLCGKSVHELARNKTCTIYKKNQVIFHEGTRPLGVFCINSGKVKIYKTGSEGKDQIIRIMKGGDLMGYRAMLSEEPYPVSAETLEETSICFVPKSDFLDVLKEDSELNANLLRSMSKEMGLMADSITNLAQKPVRERLAGALLMLQETYSKDTDDHDPIEINLTREDLANIVGTATETLIRLLHDFKAENLIETQGRKIRVIEPKKLLKVANLY, via the coding sequence ATGAAGCGCTTGGAGTTTAATTGTGATGAGTGTGGTGTAAAAGATCGATCTTTTTTTAGTCAGTTGTGTGGGAAAAGTGTGCACGAATTAGCGCGAAACAAAACCTGCACTATATATAAAAAGAACCAGGTCATATTTCATGAGGGAACGCGTCCTTTGGGCGTATTTTGCATCAACTCAGGAAAAGTAAAGATTTACAAAACCGGAAGTGAAGGTAAGGATCAGATTATCCGCATTATGAAAGGCGGTGATTTGATGGGGTATCGTGCTATGCTTAGTGAAGAACCCTACCCGGTAAGTGCCGAAACGTTGGAAGAAACCAGTATCTGCTTTGTTCCCAAAAGCGACTTTCTGGATGTACTCAAAGAAGATTCAGAACTCAATGCGAATCTGCTTCGAAGCATGTCTAAGGAAATGGGATTGATGGCCGATTCGATTACCAATTTGGCACAAAAGCCCGTTCGTGAGCGTTTGGCTGGTGCTCTGCTCATGTTGCAAGAAACGTATAGTAAAGATACGGACGATCACGATCCTATTGAAATTAACCTAACCCGTGAAGACCTCGCAAATATCGTAGGAACCGCTACTGAGACCTTGATTCGATTGCTGCACGACTTCAAAGCCGAAAACCTGATCGAAACTCAGGGGCGGAAGATTCGTGTCATTGAACCCAAGAAACTCTTAAAAGTGGCTAACCTCTATTAA
- a CDS encoding ribonuclease H-like domain-containing protein → MKLKLEKPIAFFDLETTGIDVSKDRIVEIAVLKVHPDGNKDMKVRRINPTIPIPEEASAVHGIKDEDVADMPTFVQVAKSLFIFLNDCDLAGFNSNRFDIPLLVEEFLRAGIRLDVKDKNLVDVQNIFHKQEKRTLEAAYKFYCDKDLENAHSAEADIEATYEVLEAQIDRYDDLENDMNFLHEYSKRQNFADLAGRVAYDEEEQEVFNFGKHKGKRLVDVFTREPSYYNWMMNGDFPLYTKEILKDVWEKMKA, encoded by the coding sequence ATGAAACTAAAACTGGAAAAACCGATCGCATTTTTTGATCTGGAAACAACGGGAATCGATGTATCCAAAGATCGTATTGTAGAAATCGCTGTGCTTAAGGTACACCCGGATGGGAACAAGGATATGAAAGTTCGTCGTATCAATCCTACTATTCCTATTCCAGAAGAAGCTTCGGCCGTACACGGCATCAAAGACGAAGATGTAGCTGATATGCCCACCTTCGTGCAAGTAGCCAAGTCTCTTTTCATATTCTTAAACGACTGCGACCTCGCCGGATTTAATTCCAATCGTTTTGACATTCCTCTTTTAGTAGAGGAATTCCTACGTGCCGGTATTCGTTTAGATGTGAAGGACAAGAACCTTGTTGACGTTCAAAACATCTTTCACAAACAAGAAAAACGGACCCTGGAAGCGGCCTACAAATTTTACTGCGACAAAGACCTGGAAAACGCCCACTCTGCCGAGGCGGATATTGAAGCTACTTATGAAGTACTCGAGGCTCAGATCGATAGATACGATGACCTGGAGAACGATATGAACTTCTTGCACGAATATTCCAAAAGGCAGAATTTTGCCGATTTGGCCGGGCGGGTTGCCTACGATGAGGAAGAACAGGAAGTCTTCAATTTTGGCAAACACAAAGGAAAAAGACTCGTTGATGTATTTACCCGGGAGCCTTCGTACTACAACTGGATGATGAACGGAGATTTCCCTCTTTATACCAAAGAAATTCTCAAAGATGTTTGGGAAAAAATGAAAGCATGA
- a CDS encoding OmpA family protein, with amino-acid sequence MIRSLTVRYLVVAGILCLSATTAFSQTGSKAEKNLHQQASELLAMERYEDAIKDYHRLLEINPNSPDYNFEIGIAYLRSPNDYDKAENYFERALAYSQGDTIPEMYYYLGKSYQYNHKFKEAKECYENFKPNIKTNKAGRELLAEVNWLIKTCQHGEYHVKLNTKNPLENKKKPLNDVKKYFLNSTDFVIMENMGEKINSKSDEYAPIFFDKENEILFTSRRNPFGSTNYSSDGKPFEQIYVSKIQNQEWKEAYLVNNYQMFPEGFVEIRSHLATISLSEENKTVYLYKDGKIYSTHIENKLWTEPKLLSSSINYKKARQSSAALSPDGNKMYITSDRKGGYGGLDIYVCEKNADGTWTEPTNLGPVINTEFDEDCPFIDKDDNMYFSSAGHSSIGGFDVFYSYQENGNWITPKSLGIPINTPADEISYRKSAKVDTIAYYASSRIDGYGYKDIYRITTHYEFRVKDTLPDIAMGGLMSDSLRMEQLAQAKADSTAMAEGGSPETGTGSETGTGSETGSGTGTGTGAGTTTIGAGAGAVAVAAGDKEDKNQTVAQAGSATSETPVKGGKPVIKSQKDLDDMFRNILFGFNGNSIAAESEDQVKAIAQYLNDNPNTVINLSGHADYLGTDSINMEVSKQRALVVFNELVNDGANPYQVTFDYYGEEKPIAQGQNADGSDNPEGRRLNRRVEFQLEENKMFRYVPFGFDSYAISNDGEVTLKEVADFMKQNPSTTVVLSGFADKTGNAAYNRALSEKRVKSASEELQGYGVASNRITTNFFGEEKPTAPNSSDKFRGMNRRVEIRVN; translated from the coding sequence ATGATACGCTCACTCACCGTTCGTTACTTGGTTGTTGCCGGCATTTTATGTCTTTCAGCCACCACCGCTTTTAGTCAAACCGGTTCCAAAGCCGAAAAAAACCTCCACCAGCAGGCTTCTGAACTGCTTGCAATGGAGCGCTATGAAGATGCCATTAAGGACTATCATCGTCTTTTGGAAATCAATCCAAATAGCCCGGATTACAATTTTGAAATTGGTATTGCCTACCTGCGTTCGCCTAACGATTACGATAAGGCCGAAAATTACTTTGAACGTGCACTAGCCTATTCACAAGGCGACACGATTCCAGAAATGTATTACTACTTAGGTAAGTCTTATCAATACAACCACAAGTTTAAAGAGGCTAAGGAGTGTTACGAAAACTTCAAGCCTAATATCAAAACCAATAAAGCCGGTCGTGAATTGTTGGCCGAAGTAAATTGGTTGATCAAAACTTGTCAGCATGGTGAGTACCATGTTAAACTGAACACCAAGAATCCATTGGAGAACAAGAAGAAGCCATTGAACGATGTGAAGAAGTACTTCCTGAATTCAACGGACTTTGTGATCATGGAAAATATGGGTGAGAAGATTAACTCGAAGTCTGATGAGTACGCCCCTATCTTCTTTGATAAGGAAAATGAGATTCTCTTTACCTCACGTAGAAATCCTTTTGGAAGTACCAATTACTCCTCTGATGGTAAGCCATTTGAGCAGATTTATGTTTCCAAGATTCAGAATCAGGAGTGGAAAGAAGCTTACTTGGTAAACAACTACCAAATGTTTCCTGAAGGCTTTGTAGAAATTCGCAGTCACCTGGCTACCATTTCACTTTCGGAAGAAAACAAAACGGTTTACCTCTATAAAGACGGTAAGATCTACTCCACCCACATTGAAAACAAACTGTGGACGGAGCCCAAATTGCTAAGCTCTTCTATCAATTACAAAAAAGCGCGCCAAAGCTCGGCTGCTCTTTCTCCTGATGGAAACAAAATGTACATCACATCTGATCGCAAAGGTGGTTATGGTGGATTAGACATTTATGTATGCGAGAAGAACGCTGACGGAACATGGACCGAACCTACAAACCTGGGTCCGGTTATTAATACGGAGTTTGACGAAGATTGTCCATTCATTGATAAGGATGACAACATGTACTTCTCCTCAGCCGGACACTCAAGTATCGGTGGTTTTGACGTATTTTACTCGTACCAGGAAAATGGAAACTGGATTACTCCAAAGAGTTTAGGTATTCCAATTAACACGCCTGCGGATGAAATTTCCTACCGCAAGAGTGCTAAGGTGGACACCATTGCCTACTACGCCTCTTCCCGAATTGACGGATACGGTTACAAAGACATTTACCGCATTACTACCCACTATGAATTCAGAGTAAAAGACACCTTACCCGATATTGCCATGGGTGGTTTGATGTCTGATAGCTTAAGAATGGAACAACTGGCTCAGGCAAAAGCAGATTCTACGGCTATGGCTGAAGGTGGTTCTCCTGAAACGGGTACCGGAAGTGAAACCGGAACAGGCTCAGAAACGGGTAGCGGGACCGGAACCGGTACTGGTGCTGGAACGACTACCATTGGAGCGGGTGCAGGTGCTGTAGCCGTTGCTGCTGGTGACAAGGAAGACAAAAATCAAACGGTAGCCCAGGCGGGTTCAGCTACTTCAGAAACTCCGGTTAAAGGAGGCAAGCCAGTTATCAAGTCTCAAAAAGATTTGGATGACATGTTCCGCAACATCCTGTTTGGATTTAATGGTAACTCCATTGCTGCTGAAAGTGAAGATCAAGTTAAGGCCATCGCTCAATACTTGAACGATAATCCTAACACCGTAATTAACCTTTCTGGTCACGCGGATTACTTAGGTACCGATAGCATCAACATGGAAGTTTCCAAACAACGTGCTTTGGTTGTATTCAACGAGTTGGTTAACGATGGAGCTAATCCTTACCAAGTTACCTTTGATTACTACGGGGAGGAAAAGCCAATTGCTCAAGGACAAAATGCTGATGGAAGTGACAACCCGGAAGGACGTCGACTTAACCGTCGTGTAGAATTCCAACTGGAAGAAAACAAAATGTTCCGCTACGTACCGTTTGGATTTGACTCTTATGCGATCTCCAATGACGGAGAGGTTACCCTTAAAGAAGTGGCCGACTTCATGAAACAAAACCCTTCCACTACAGTTGTGTTGAGCGGTTTTGCTGACAAAACAGGTAACGCCGCTTACAACCGGGCTCTTTCTGAAAAACGAGTTAAATCCGCCTCAGAAGAGTTGCAGGGATACGGTGTAGCTTCTAATCGAATTACTACCAACTTCTTTGGAGAAGAGAAGCCTACTGCACCTAACTCCTCAGACAAGTTCCGAGGCATGAACAGACGTGTAGAGATTCGGGTAAACTAA